A single Elephas maximus indicus isolate mEleMax1 chromosome 2, mEleMax1 primary haplotype, whole genome shotgun sequence DNA region contains:
- the STING1 gene encoding stimulator of interferon genes protein isoform X2 — MPHSSLHPSIPRHRGHGIQKAAFVLLSACLVAVWGLGEPPDHTLQWLVSQLASLQLGLLLKGICSLAEELCHIHSRYQGSYWRAVRACMGCPIRHGALLLLSCYFFFSLPNMADLPLSWMLALLGLLQAVNILLSLQGLTPAEVSAICEKRNFNVAHGLAWSYYIGYLRLILPGLQDRIRIYNLQHNNMLRGAGSQRLHILFPLDCGVPDDLRVADPNIRFVQKLPQETADRAGIKGRIYTNSVYELLEHGQPDGRAGFSREDRVEQAKLFCRTLEDILADAPECQNNCRFIVYQESAEGSSFLLSQEILWHLRQEEKEEFTVGSVGTSVVPGPSSPSTSSLSQEPKLLISGLEQPLPLRSDVF; from the exons ATGCCCCACTCCAGCCTGCATCCGTCCATCCCACGACACAGGGGTCATGGGATCCAGAAGGCAGCCTTCGTCCTGCTGAGTGCCTGTCTAGTGGCCGTTTGGGGGCTAGGGGAGCCACCAGACCATACTCTCCAGTGGCTGGTGTCTCAACTAGCCTCCCTGCAGCTGGGGCTGCTGCTAAAGGGGATCTGCAGTCTGGCTGAGGAGCTGTGTCACATTCACTCCAG GTACCAGGGAAGCTACTGGAGGGCTGTGCGGGCCTGCATGGGCTGCCCCATCCGCCATGGAGCCCTGCTGCTGCTGTCCTGCTATTTCTTCTTCTCCCTTCCAAACATGGCTGACCTGCCTCTCTCATGGATGCTTGCCCTCCTGGGCCTCTTGCAGGCAGTGAACATCCTCCTGAGCCTCCAG GGCCTGACCCCAGCTGAGGTCTCTGCAATCTGTGAAAAAAGGAACTTCAATGTGGCCCATGGGCTGGCATGGTCATATTATATCGGGTACCTTCGGCTGATCCTGCCAG GGCTCCAGGACAGAATCAGAATTTATAATCTGCAACACAACAACATGCTACGGGGTGCAGGGAGCCAGCGGCTGCACATCCTCTTCCCATTGGACTGCGGGGTGCCTGACGACCTGAGGGTGGCCGATCCCAACATTCGCTTCGTGCAGAAGCTACCCCAGGAGACCGCTGACCGTGCTGGCATCAAGGGCCGCATCTACACCAACAGTGTCTACGAGCTCCTGGAGCATGGGCAGCCG GATGGCCGAGCTGGCTTTAGCCGGGAAGATCGGGTTGAGCAGGCCAAACTCTTCTGCCGGACGCTTGAGGACATCCTGGCAGATGCCCCCGAATGTCAGAACAACTGCCGCTTCATTGTCTACCAGG AGTCTGCAGAGGGAAGCAGCTTCTTGCTGTCCCAGGAAATTCTCTGGCACCTGCGgcaggaggaaaaggaggagttTACTGTGGGCAGTGTGGGGACCTCAGTGGTACCCGGTCCCTCTTCCCCAAGTACCTCCTCACTGTCCCAAGAGCCCAAGCTCCTCATTAGTGGCCTAGAACAACCTCTGCCACTCCGCTCGGATGTCTTCTGA
- the STING1 gene encoding stimulator of interferon genes protein isoform X1, translating into MPHSSLHPSIPRHRGHGIQKAAFVLLSACLVAVWGLGEPPDHTLQWLVSQLASLQLGLLLKGICSLAEELCHIHSRYQGSYWRAVRACMGCPIRHGALLLLSCYFFFSLPNMADLPLSWMLALLGLLQAVNILLSLQGLTPAEVSAICEKRNFNVAHGLAWSYYIGYLRLILPGLQDRIRIYNLQHNNMLRGAGSQRLHILFPLDCGVPDDLRVADPNIRFVQKLPQETADRAGIKGRIYTNSVYELLEHGQPAGICVLEYATPLQTLFAMSQDGRAGFSREDRVEQAKLFCRTLEDILADAPECQNNCRFIVYQESAEGSSFLLSQEILWHLRQEEKEEFTVGSVGTSVVPGPSSPSTSSLSQEPKLLISGLEQPLPLRSDVF; encoded by the exons ATGCCCCACTCCAGCCTGCATCCGTCCATCCCACGACACAGGGGTCATGGGATCCAGAAGGCAGCCTTCGTCCTGCTGAGTGCCTGTCTAGTGGCCGTTTGGGGGCTAGGGGAGCCACCAGACCATACTCTCCAGTGGCTGGTGTCTCAACTAGCCTCCCTGCAGCTGGGGCTGCTGCTAAAGGGGATCTGCAGTCTGGCTGAGGAGCTGTGTCACATTCACTCCAG GTACCAGGGAAGCTACTGGAGGGCTGTGCGGGCCTGCATGGGCTGCCCCATCCGCCATGGAGCCCTGCTGCTGCTGTCCTGCTATTTCTTCTTCTCCCTTCCAAACATGGCTGACCTGCCTCTCTCATGGATGCTTGCCCTCCTGGGCCTCTTGCAGGCAGTGAACATCCTCCTGAGCCTCCAG GGCCTGACCCCAGCTGAGGTCTCTGCAATCTGTGAAAAAAGGAACTTCAATGTGGCCCATGGGCTGGCATGGTCATATTATATCGGGTACCTTCGGCTGATCCTGCCAG GGCTCCAGGACAGAATCAGAATTTATAATCTGCAACACAACAACATGCTACGGGGTGCAGGGAGCCAGCGGCTGCACATCCTCTTCCCATTGGACTGCGGGGTGCCTGACGACCTGAGGGTGGCCGATCCCAACATTCGCTTCGTGCAGAAGCTACCCCAGGAGACCGCTGACCGTGCTGGCATCAAGGGCCGCATCTACACCAACAGTGTCTACGAGCTCCTGGAGCATGGGCAGCCG GCAGGTATCTGTGTCCTGGAGTATGCCACTCCCTTGCAGACCCTGTTTGCCATGTCACAGGATGGCCGAGCTGGCTTTAGCCGGGAAGATCGGGTTGAGCAGGCCAAACTCTTCTGCCGGACGCTTGAGGACATCCTGGCAGATGCCCCCGAATGTCAGAACAACTGCCGCTTCATTGTCTACCAGG AGTCTGCAGAGGGAAGCAGCTTCTTGCTGTCCCAGGAAATTCTCTGGCACCTGCGgcaggaggaaaaggaggagttTACTGTGGGCAGTGTGGGGACCTCAGTGGTACCCGGTCCCTCTTCCCCAAGTACCTCCTCACTGTCCCAAGAGCCCAAGCTCCTCATTAGTGGCCTAGAACAACCTCTGCCACTCCGCTCGGATGTCTTCTGA